From Sporolactobacillus pectinivorans:
TTACAGAAAAATATCTGCTTCAGATCAGGACGTCTGCCATTCAATGGGCGGGCTTTTTTTTGCATGGCGTAATGATTTTGTAACAACAAATAGGGTCCAATTCAATGGACAGTTTTTTTTGTTTTTGGACGAGTGAGCCAGAATATTTGCCCGTCGGTCGAATAAATAATAAAATACAGGTGAAAATTTTTTTTGCGCTGAGACTTAAAATCGACCTGCTCAAAGAGGGAAATGATTATGAATCAATATGCGGTGTTTGAAGAATTTAATGGAGTGACCTCATTGCCTGTTGACACCCATCGCCCTAGCGCAGTGATGACAGCTGAAACAATGATGTCGGCCATCCGTTCATTCGCAGATAAAAATAAATTAAAACTGATCAGTTTCGATGAATTGGAAGGCGGATCGATGCGCGCATTTTATCAACGGAAAAAACTGTTTCATCGTTCGGAGGAACTTGTTTATTATGTTTGTTCATCCGGACAAGATGACTGAGCCAGACTAAAAATGGAAACCTGAATTTAAAAAAAATCCAAGGAATCTTAAAAACTGTGGGGCTCATAAGGATAATGAAATGATCGCGTTAGTATATTCATTGTACTATTGCAACGGAATGAAATTCTGTGGCATCAAGCTTTCATCTTGGCTTAAAAAACCGAAAATACAGGTAGGAACACAAAAAGCAACAGTCGCTATTAATCGCATGCGACTGTTTTTTTAATGAAAGTAAGCTCCGGATATTCACGGAGCTGTCTTCGATGATTCATCAGTTTCTCCGCGAATAAGTCCATATCTTCTTTATTCCTCATCATTTGCGTCTTCGTTTGTCCGCCTGCCCGGTCAGAATGTGATTTAAAGTAAGAATACGTGTTCTTCATTCTTCAAACAAGCGCAGCATAAATTGATGTGGAGAAATCATTTGCGCCCAATGACTGTGCGCCTCAGTCTAAAATGAGGGCTTCATCCGATTAAAACCAATACTGTTTGTTCTTCTTGATCGGTTTTCTTTATTATGCTTCCACGCAAAGGCAAGTTTTAGCAGAGGACTTTTGCAATCTTTTCAGTCAGGTGGGACATAATAAAACGGCATTTTTATACAGGAGGGCAGCAGGTGATGAAATTTATAAAAAAACGGGGAACATTTAAATTCAGCAGAATATGGGTAGCCGGATTGCTGTTCTGCACTCTGTCTTTGGTTCAGATCGGGCATTCCGATGCGAGGCCCGTTCCGAGTGGTGTGACTGCTTCTGATGAGAACCACTTGCACGGGAATCCGGGGACAAACCAGGAATACCATTCGCGGGCTGCCTATCTTAAGCCGCCTGAGCTTCCGTTACAAAGTCCGTTATCGCTCAGGGGAAAAACAACTCATCCACTCTTCAAGGGAATCGATACGATTGATTTTACTTTTGGCGTGCTTCCTGACACACAGTTTTACAGCAAGTCCTATCCTGAGACTTTTAAAAAAATAAATCAATGGTTTGTTGCTAATCAGGGGGTACTGAATCTAAAATATGTTTTTCATCTGGGGGATATTGTAAATAACGTGGATGAGTTTTACCAATGGAAGACTGCATCTGAAGCGATGCATTTGTTTGAACAGGCACAGATTCCTTATGGCGTCATTGCCGGCAATCATGACGTCGGCAGTCGGGATAACTATACGTTTTATGGTCGATATTTCGGCGAGAACAGATTCCGGTCGAATTCGTGGTACGGCGGCTCATACAAAAATAATAAAGGACACTTTGATCTGATCAATGCCTCCGGCCGTAAGTACATCATGTTGGCGATGGGATGGGGCATCGGCGAAAGTGAGATTGACTGGATGAATCAGGTACTCCGCCTTTACCCGAAACGGACGGCCATACTGTACGTTCATGATTATTTAAGCGACGAAGGCAAAAGGACACAGGAGGGACAAATGCTCTTTAAAAAAGTTGTCCGTGGGAATGCAAATGTCCGTCTGGTCTTGAACGGTCACTATTCAGGAGCAGCCAGGAGAGTGGACGAACTTGACGACAATAGGGATGGGAAACCGGATCGGCAGGTGATGCAGATTCTCTCCGATTATCAGTCGGTCAATGGAGGAGAGGGTTTTATACGGATTATGGGTTTTGATCTTGTCCATAATAGAGTTTACGTTCGGACGTTTTCACCGCGGAATAACCGCACGCATGCCTATAAAGAAGAAGAAGATAACTTTTCATTTCACTTTGACTTGAAAGGAAAATAACAACCGCTGTGCATCTTCGCTATGCGTATAATATTTGGGCCTATTGCAAAAAAAGTAGTGAAGAGGCTGGATTCCAAGGATCACATAGCGCTTTTTTCGAAATCGAGATGAGAACCGAATTCAAAAAGTCGTCACTGTATCTAATCAACGAGTACTATTTTTTAATGCTTAATTGAAGAAATACCCGTCATGAGCGCCAGTCCATACTCATAAGAAGTTAAAATCAAGTTTTTCCACCTCTTTACTAGATCGAAGCTTGATGGATTGTTAAGAACATTTTGGATATTTAAATAAAAAAGAGAAAACTCCTTTAACTGGAATTTATCTCTTTTTAAACTCCCCAATTCCGAAATATATTGTTCCACTTGATTTTTTTCTTCAAAGTTTTTGAATATATGAATGTTTACCATCTTATGAGCATCAACTTCGATTAAGCTTTGAGTGCTACTCATGCGCCGATGCTTATCAGGAGGTACAAAGCCTCCATATGCGATGAGCATCCCGGTACTCTTTTTGTTTGGAAAAATATGCTGAAAAATTAAAGCACGTGTTTAATCGAATGGATGAATCTTTCTTTCTTTAAATACTTGATCCACAATATTCAGCGAGTTTAAAATTCTTGGAAGCCCGCATGGGAGAGAACATTGGACAATAGCTTCAACAATCTCTTTTGGTTTTAAGCCTGCATTTAAGCCTGCGTTAATATGCAGGTGTAGCCAGGAATTACAATCTCCTTGAGTTGTCAGTGAAGCAATTAATACAAGTTCTCTTTGTTTCAAATCAAGACCGTCTCTGCAAAAAATATCACCGAAAGCATACTCCACAATATGTTTGCCAAAACCGGGTGCAAGATTCTCTAGTAGCTCAATAGTATCTTCACTCTGCTTTCCGCCAATTTGCTGCATTTTTTTCCAGCCCGCTTTAAACCGTTCAGACATAAAAATACCTCCTGTTAAGTGAAATACTTGCAACAATCACATGATCACGTTAACAGAGGTGTCTCTTTACTTCATTAACTTATGTTAAGAAGATTTCAATTTTGTCCGTATCCTACTCAGTGAAACCGGGGAGATTCCAACGTAAGAAGCAATATAAAGCTGCTTTAGACGATTCTCTAATCCCGGAAAATTTTCTTTGAATCTCAAATACCGCGTCGTAGCATCATCCAGCATTAAATATTCAATTCTGTCCTCTTCAATTTTGTGGATGCGCTCAATTTCTTTTGAAAACATTTCTACCCAGCAGGCATGTTTTAAAAGTTTCTTTGCTTCGTCCACATCATCAATTTTCAGCACAATGGAATCCTCTAATGCCTGAAAATAATAATCTGATACTTCAGGAAGATAGTCTATGTCTACTAAAGAACGACTATGGGCGGTCATAAAATCATTTTCCCTGAAAAAGTGCTTTGTGTATTCTTCCCCGGCTTCATTTATATGGAATCCTCGAAATAAGCCTGAAATAATAAATCCAAGCCATGGTTTCGTATCTCCTGACTTAATGAAGTGGTCATCTTGCTTGATTGAAACTGGTTTTAATAACTTTATAAGACTGTACAATTCTTCATCTGAAATATTAATGTAGGAATTAATCACTTTTAGAAGTTGATTTTTATATTCCTGTTTCATTTCTGTAACTCCCTAATTGAGTGTTAATTTAGCCGGGATGATCTTCTGAACCGTGACGACCGATATATTTCTGTGAAGACTGATTTAATTACAGGGGCGACTGATTATTTCTCACGAAGACCGATTTATTTGTAATGAGGACCGATTTAATGGTTTGGACAATTGCAATAAACAAAATGACGGTCAAATACCGATCCCGTTCCATTTATCCTCGATCTTAAAAATTCTCCATATAATGTAAGACATAGTCCAGAGACCGATGAAAATGATGATTAATCCATACCCCAGCCAGTTAAAATCTATTTGTTGTACCCAGGTCCATAACCCGCCCTTTAAACCGGCTTCTTTAGTGATAACCTGAATAAGCTCGATACCTCCGATTAATAATGCCGCTAAAACAGATATAGACGTGATCGTGATGTTATAGTAGATTTTTCGGGCGGGCGTATCAAAAGACCATTTATAAGCTTTTGACATCATAATTGAATCTGTAGTGTCCATAACATTCATTCCGGCTGCAAATAGAAGAGGTAATGAAATAATTCCAAGAAAAGGCATTACTGTTTTTGCTGCATCTGCAGAAAGAGCTAATAGTGCGATCTCTGTGGCGGTATCAAAACCAAGTCCAAAAAGAAAGCCTAATGGATATACCTGCCAGCTATTATTAATAAATTTGAAAAACGGTTTGAATAAATTGGACAATAAGCCCCTTGAAAGAAGTATTTCCTCAAATTTTTGTTGATCAAATGCCTTATGTTTCAGTTTTACAAACATTTTTTGTAAATCAATCAAGATAATGATATTAAAAAGTGCAATAACAATTAGAAAAGTACCGGAAATAACTGAACCAATTATACTACCAACGTGTTCAAACAAGGGCATATGACTTTGAACCCAGCGAACAGACAGTCCTAAAATAACAGCTGTAAGAAACACAACGGTTGAATGACCCAAAGAAAAATAAAACCCAACACCCACAGGATCCTTTTTTTGCTGGATCAGCTTCCGAACGGTGTTATCAATCGCTGCAATATGGTCAGCATCAAAAGCATGGCGAAGACCCAGAGTATAGGCAAGCAATCCAAGACCTAGTATCACTGGATAATTTCGAGATGCAATGAGAAGAAAACAAAACCCAATGATATGTAATAATACTGTCCCGAGGCAGTAGGGTAACCAATTGTGACTTAATAAAATCTTTTTTGCTCTCAATTTATTCTGCTCCGTTTAATTTATTTATTTTTTAATAAAATGGCTTTGTTTAAATTCAATGTTGTTTTTGCCCTCCATTGATTGGAGCGGAAGGAGCGAGACTCCTGCGGGATCAGCGAGTCTGGTGAGACCCCGCAGCGAGGGTACCGAGCGAGGAGGCTCACGGATCGCCCGCGGAAAGCGAGCGCGTGGAGCGGAAAACAACAGACAAGTTTAACAAAGCCAATAAAATAAAACCACGAAATACAACTCATCAATAAGACGAGTTCATAACCTTCGTGGTTAATAGAAAACTATGTATGTGATCAAAACATGCAAATCAATCATTTCAGAGATTAAGCAAGACTTCGTGTCCTGCACGTTTATAATACGATAACTTTAAATATAAGTAAATCATAAAAAAAACTCACCGATGATGGGGAGTAATTGGGGGGAGTCCAATTGTCATCTGAGAATTTAAAAACGTCAAATCAGCTTGAATGAAAATCTCACACCCATTAGCATGCTTTATTATAGATGCAGACTCACTGTGCATACAATAAGTATTGTCATAAGGTGAGAAACGAGCGGGGTGCACTTTTGCGGTACAAGTCGTAGCGCAGGACCTCTTTACAAAGTCGAGACAGATGTCTTACACTGATAACCAAAATCTTTTTCATGCAAATTTCTCAATCAGTTCATCATTTTATGGTTTGCATGTTGTATTAAGGGGATCTAAGAATGGTCAATTTGCCTAGTATCACGGAGCTCGAGGATTTTTTAATTTATGGGCGCCTTACTAATTTTTCCCTTGCCGCGACTGAAGCTAACGTGACACAGTCTGCCTTCAGTTTCCAGATGAAAAAACTTGAGGAAACGGTTGGTGTCCACTTGATTGAACGGTCAAACCGCGGAAGTCGTTTAACTCCCGAAGGCGAATTTTTCTACCGGAAGCTTAATGAAATCCTGCCGAATTTGAAAGCCGCGATCTATGACGTGCAGCAGATTAACGGGAAAAAACCACTTGAATTAAAAGTTGGCGTCCTGACATCACTCGGCGATGTATTAATGAATCAGCATGCGGCCTATTTCCACCAGAAATATTCCAATATATTTATTACTGTATACAGCATGGAAAAAGACAGTTTGATTCAATCCCTTGAGAATGAAAGTATTGACATCGCCTCGACATTCCTCTCGTCAGATATCAAAGTTGGCGATTATAATCAGGCTTTCTTCAGAACAGATCGAATTGTCTACTATGCGCCAAAGCTTTCGATACCTGGGGAAAAAGTTAAGGCACAGAAAATCCTGGAATTCCCATTTGTCAAGTATCCTTCACACTATCTAATGAGTGCAATTACGGACGCTTATCTGATTGAACAAGGACGGGCCGAACCGAAGGCGACGGTTCAGCTCTCCACGCCCTACGCCATTATTAATTATTGTAAGGAGAATGATGCCGGTGCCCTGCTTCCCGAACGCTTATTAACTGCCCTCGAAGAAAACAAGAAACCGAGCAAACAATATACCCTTGAACCAGTCTTTGATCTAAAAACCTACCTGCTTTATAAAAAAGGAAACCCCAAATATCAAGTCATGAAACTATTCATTGACTATGTGATCAAGCTCAATCAAGCTTTCCGTTTGAACTGATTCCCTCCCCTTTTTATCTATTATTTTCTCCTGTTGTGTTGATTTATAACCATTTTTTTCTTCAAAAAATCTCATAACTAAAGTTTCTTAAATTGATGTTCACAATATCTTACTAACTTCTGCCATTGATTTTTTTTATGACTGCCATCTTTATTATTTGTTATACAGGAGCGAAAGGGCAGGTGTATACTTCCTTTTGAGCTCAGGCAGTCGCGGAGTATCCGCATTCCTGCTTCCCAAGGGAAACAGTCAATCTCTGAAAATTTTTCAGAAGGAGTCATGTAAAAGTGGCATTGATAAATTTACCTTATGACAAAAAGACGTTAACCTTAAACATCAATGATGAAAATCTTGCCGGTGTTTTGAAATCTCAGGCAGATAATTTTTCAGTAAATCAGAGTGAGCAGGAAGTTGTTGAAGCATCGCTGAACCATCCGATCGGTTCACCAAAGCTGGAGGAGCTTGTTAAAGGCAAGAGGCATATCGTCATTATCAGCTCCGATCACACACGTCCGGTTCCTTCAAAAATCACGATGCCGATTCTCCTGCGCCGGATTCGTTCGGTCGAAGCAAATGCCGATATTAAAATTCTTGTAGCGACAGGCTTCCATCGTCCATCGACACATGAAGAATTGGTGAGCAAATACGGGAAAGAAATCGTCGCAAATGAACAAATTGTCATGCATGTATCCAAGGATGATTCATCCATGGTACAGATTGGCACTTTGCCTTCCGGCGGGCCCTGCATCATTAACAAAGTCGCCGTCGAAGCGGATCTGCTGATCGCCGAAGGTTTTATCGAATCACATTTTTTTGCCGGTTTTTCGGGGGGACGCAAGTCCGTTTTGCCGGGAATCGCCTCTTACAAAACGATCATGGCTAACCACTGCGGTGAATTTATTGATTCAAACAAGGCGAGAACAGGTAATCTGCATCATAATCCGATTCACAAAGACATGCTCTACGCAGCAAAAAAAGCCAAACTGAAATTTATTCTGAATGTCGTTTTAGACGAAAAAAAACACATTATTAAAAGCTTTGCCGGTGATCTTGAAGAAGCACACAAAACCGGCTGCCAATTTTTGGAACAGATGGCTGAAGTTAAAAAAGTGCCCAGCGATATCACCGTTGTCACCAATGGCGGCTATCCTCTGGATCAGAACATTTATCAGGCTGTTAAAGGAATGACTGCAGCTGAAGCAACCAACAAAGAAGGCGGCAGCATTGTCATGGTCGCCGGCTGTGCGGATGGGCACGGCGGTGAAGGTTTCTATCGAAATCTTGCCGATGTCGCTGATCCTGCTGATTTTCTCAAACAGGCAACCCATACGGCGCGTCAGGAAACGGTTCCTGATCAGTGGACTTCACAGATTCTGGCCCGCATACTAACGAAGCATCACGTCATCATCATGTCAGATATGGTTGATCCACAGTTAATCACCTCCATGCATATGGAACTGGCGACAACACTCAATGATGCCATGGAAAAAGCGTATATGCGCGAAGGGAAAGATGCAAGGGTTACTATCATTCCGGACGGACTGGGTGTCATTGTTAAGTGAATTTTCGCATTGTCTCTGAATTATTTTTAAAGGGAGTTTTCATCATGCTTTCCACCTATAATGCCAAACTTGAGAAACTGAAACAATTGCTGCACAGTTATGAAAAGATTGCCATTGCTTTTTCCGGAGGAGTAGACAGCACCTTTCTGCTCGCTGTTGCCAATGAGGAACTGGGAGATGGGGCACTGGCACTGACAATTCAGTCGCCTACGATTACCGACGATGATTTAAGGGATGTCAAAGCTTTCTATCTCAAAAATACGGTGAACTATAAAATCATCCACTTAAATCAGCTGGATCGTCCCGCGTTTCGTCATAATCCGGCTGATCGCTGTTATTACTGCAAGCAAATGGAATTTTCCAGTATGGCTGATGAAGCAAAAAAACATGGTATTCACTGGATCGCTGCCGGAATTAATCTCGATGACAAAGGAGATTATCGTCCGGGTATGCGGGCACTCAAAGAAATTGGCGTTGTCAGTCCGTTGAAAGAAGCCGGAATGACAAAAACAGATATTCGCTATTTTTCCAAGATGTATCATCTGCCGACGTGGAACAAACCGGCAAGCAGCTGCCTTGCTTCTCGGGTACAATATGGCGAAGTGATCACTGAAGAAAAGCTCCAGAAGATCAGTGCCGCGGAAAGGGTTCTGAAAGACATGGGCATTCGGAATTTGCGTGTCCGCTATCACCATGGCAATATCGCCAGAATTGAAGTGGCGCCGGAAGAACGCGCCTTCTTTTTTGACGCAACAATCATGGACACGGTTGCTGCCCAGTTTCGAAAAATTGGGTTTTCCTATACCGCGCTTGATTTGCAAGGCTATCGGCGTGGAAGCCTGAATGAAACACTCGACCTGGAGACCAAACAAAAAGCAAAGATGAATATCCATGTTTCAAGATAATCTCACTGACTTATTAGAAAACGTGCAAAATGGCGCTTTGTCGATTACGGATGCCGTTAGCCGTTTGAAGACTTTGCCCTTCGAAGATCTGGGTTACGCCAAAGTAGATCATCACCGATCGATACGCAACGGTTTCCCGGAAGTCATCTATTGTGAAGGAAAGACTACTGATCAGATCAGGGGCATTTTTTTAGTACTTATGCGCAGTGAGAACAATATTCTGGCGACACGTGCTTCTTCCGAAAACTTCGCCGGCGTCCGGCAAATTGCACCAAACGCGGTTTATTATCAACAGGCCCGTTGCATCGTTGTCAACCCCGTCAAAAAGAATCAGGATGCCAATCACTATATTGCTGTAGTAACAGCTGGAACATCCGACATCCCCGTTGCGGAAGAAGCGGCGGTTACCGCTGAGACATTTGGAAATCATGTTGAACGTATTTACGATGTCGGTGTCGCAGGGCTCCATAGACTGCTCGCACAATTGGACCGGCTCAGAAAAGCGGACGTTGTCATTGTTGTTGCCGGCATGGAAGGCGCATTGGCCAGTGTTGTCGGCGGCTTGGTCGAACACCCGGTTCTTGCCGTGCCGACAAGTGTCGGTTACGGTGCCAGTCTGCACGGAATTGCCGCATTATTGACCATGTTGAACAGCTGTGCGAGTGGGATCAGCGTAGTCAATATTGATAATGGTTTTGGAGCTGCTTACTCTGCCAGTCTCATAATAAAAGAAATAATGAATGGGTGTCAAGAATGAAAATACTATATTTCGACTGTTTTTCGGGGATCAGCGGCGATATGATACTTGGTACGCTGATTGATCTCGGCCTTGATCCTGCCTATTTGACCGATGCGCTTAAAAAGTTACATCTAGACGGTTATTCTATCGTTTATTCACAAAAATTCACCGGAGGAATTATCGGGAGCGATGTTGACGTCCGGCTTGAACACCCTGAATTTACTGACGGGCATCACTCAGAACATCATCACCATCGCAATTTGGAAGACTGTCAGTCTATTATCAATAAAAGTTCCCTGTCCGACTGGGTGAAAAAACATGCCAATCGGGTATTCGAAGAAGTGGCGCGTGCTGAAGCACATGTTCATGGCAAACCTGTTGAGAAAGTTCATTTTCATGAAGTAGGCGCTGTCGACAGCATTATTGATATTGTCGGCGCATTCATTGGCCTCGAGAAACTGGGTATTGAAAGGGTCTACGCCTCTGCACTCCACGACGGACATGGCTTTATTAACTGTGCGCACGGCCGGATGCCGGTTCCCGTCCCGGCGGTCGCCGAGATGCTGGCTTCAAGCCAAAGAAACATTCCTTATGAACAAGGCAATGTTCCGACCGAATTAATTACTCCGACAGGAATGGCGATCATTAAAACGATTGCCGCGGGTTTCGGCCTTCAGCCATCGATGCACGTGCTTAAGATAGGTTATGGAACGGGAAAAAGGGATACCGGAGGGATGAATGCGCTTCGCGGCATGCTAGGCGAACAAAAAGAATCAACAAAAAACGATGAAGTAGTACTGCTTGAAGCCAATATTGATAACCAGACCGGCGAGATGCTGGGTTATGTCATGAACCGGCTTCTTAACGCTGGCGCGCTCGATGTCTTTTACACACCAATTTATATGAAAAAAAATCGGCCGGCGATTAAATTCTCCGTTCTCGCAACGCCGGCTGCTGAAGAAAAAATGGTCGATCTCATCTTAGCTGAGACGACAACACTTGGCGTCCGTGTCAGCCGTTGTCCACGTTTTATCATGAAGAGGGAAATATTGAAAGTGCAAACCGAATACGGCGTGATCCATGTGAAGCACGCCTCCTGGAATGAAATCGATAAATGGTCCCCGGAATTTGATGATTGCGCTTTTCTGGCCCAGGAATATCACGTTCCTCTGGCAGAAATTTATGAAGAGGCTGAGCGCAGCATTCGCCTATTAAAAGTGGAAAAAGAATTACAGGGAAATCGACCGGCTCATTAAGCGATGATTCGCCAGAAAAATAGGAGTATCAAGTAAGCAAATGGATTGCAGCCGCAGCCGCTGTCCCCTGAATAAAAAGGTTCAGTTATTCGATTTAAGGAAGCTTTATCTGAAGCAATACGAATTCATCCAATATTAAAATATGCTAATTAATGTGAGGGATTATTTATGGTTTACAGTCTTGGCGTGCAATGGCTCAGTGAATTGTTAGGTACAGCTATTATGATTCTTTTCGGCAATGGAGCCGTTGCCAATGTTGAGCTCAAAGGAACTAAAGGGTACCACAACGGCTGGATGATCATAGCCGTGGGCTACGGATTCGGAGTCATGATACCCGTTATGATGTTCGGATCGATAAGCGGCGCGCAAATCAATCCGGCGATTACCTTGGGACTGGCCGCCAATGGCTTATTCCCTTGGTCTCATGTTTTGACCTATATAAGTGCTCAGATGATCGGTGCCATGCTTGGACAATTCTTGCTGATCATCGCCTATAAACCTTTCTATAATAAAACGGACAATACACAAGCTATTCTCGGAACCTGTTCCACAATTTCCGCATCGGGAAGTTATCTGAACGGTTTCATTAATGAGTTTTTAGGAACTTTTCTTCTCGTTTTTGGCGCGATGCTGATCCTGCATTCACAGGCCCTGATGCATGAAGCTGGAGCCGCACAAATGGGCGTTGGTTTTCTCGTCTGGGTATTAGTTGCTTCCCTTGGCGGCCCGACAGGACCCGGACTCAATCCTGCCCGGGATTTAGGCCCGCGAATCATTCACGCACTGTTCCCGCTTCCTCAAAAGGGGGACTCTCAGTGGTCTTATGCTTGGATCCCTGTTGTCGCGCCAATCGTTGCCAGTATTCTTGCCGTCTGCCTTTTCAAAACGGTCTATTAATTCTTTTAACCCGAAGTTCAATGAAACAGAATGAAAGAGTAAATACTTAAAATCCCTTAATCTCAATATTATTTGAGGTCGGGATTTTTGTTCGTTCAAATTTAGCTGGCGAGCCCCAAGAATCTTACGGTTAATTAACTTGGTCAATTTAGAAATTCACTTTGTTTCTTTCAAATTTTATCAACTGAAAATGTTGTGGGTAAAAAATTAATTATTAATTACAAAATAAATGCGAACCCAAATCTACAGGGCTAAGCTGTTATCAATAACTTTTTTTAATGATTAGTGCCAATACCCCATCAAATCGAGCGGAAGTTTTGTCATTTAACTGAGCTGCTTACAAATTATCTTGACCTCTGTGCAGATAATAGTGTAACATAGTTATGTTGTCGACTTAGAGGTATTAGGCCTTTATTGACTTATGTTTTTGGGGCATTAGCTCAGCTGGGAGAGCGTTGCGCTGGCAGCGCAAAGGTCAGGGGTTCGAGCCCCCTATGCTCCATAAATGGTACTGGAAAGGGATCTTTCAGCGGTAAAAAGAGAAAAAGTGCACAGCATCAGATTCATTTTTATCCCGTTTCAGACCTCTGAGGGTGAAGTTTTCAGAACTTTACTCTTGGAGGTCTTTTTCTGTTCTCATTGAGTTGGTTTGGCGGGAAACGCTGACAGTTAAAAGTGAAGTGAGGCAGCTCTTGTTCATAAGTGACACTAACGAATGACTCTGTAATAATAAAAGATATAGATATAGGTTCAAAATAAAAAGTACGGGAGGTTTTGATGATGTTTGCCATCCAATATGAAATTGCTCTGCCTGCTGATTATAATATGGAGATAATACGCCGTCGTGTTGAAAACGGTGGTTCAGCTTATGATCATTATCAAGGGCTTGGTTTAAAGGCTTTTCTTATTCAAGATAAAAATGAAGAAGAAACACCAGTTAATCAGTATGCAACTTTCTATCTCTGGACAGACACACAGGCAGCATCGAAATTTCTTTGGGGAGGAAACGGATTTCAAGCGATCGTACGAGATTTTGGCAGGCCAACCGTTCAGACATGGCTGGGCGGTAAATTTTCCTTGGGAAATTCATCAAAACGTGCTCCTGCTTTTTTGGTAAAAGAAACGACAAAAATCCCTGCATTTATTGACCCGCAAGACAGTGCTGCCGTTGCAAATCAGAGAATGAATCAATTACTGCAAAATAGTCGCCTGCATTCAACCGCTTATGCGATGAACCCAACGACATGGGAGTTGATCGTGGTGTCCCTCTGGACAGAAAAACCAGCATTAAGTGTGGAGTCAGTTTTGTACAGGATTCTTCACTTATCCACTCCCGAAATTACAAGCCTGTGAGCATTTATGCAGCAGCAGTACACCTTTCAAAAATATTTCCTGCAACGTTTAATACACA
This genomic window contains:
- a CDS encoding metallophosphoesterase; the protein is MKFIKKRGTFKFSRIWVAGLLFCTLSLVQIGHSDARPVPSGVTASDENHLHGNPGTNQEYHSRAAYLKPPELPLQSPLSLRGKTTHPLFKGIDTIDFTFGVLPDTQFYSKSYPETFKKINQWFVANQGVLNLKYVFHLGDIVNNVDEFYQWKTASEAMHLFEQAQIPYGVIAGNHDVGSRDNYTFYGRYFGENRFRSNSWYGGSYKNNKGHFDLINASGRKYIMLAMGWGIGESEIDWMNQVLRLYPKRTAILYVHDYLSDEGKRTQEGQMLFKKVVRGNANVRLVLNGHYSGAARRVDELDDNRDGKPDRQVMQILSDYQSVNGGEGFIRIMGFDLVHNRVYVRTFSPRNNRTHAYKEEEDNFSFHFDLKGK
- a CDS encoding carboxymuconolactone decarboxylase family protein, whose protein sequence is MSERFKAGWKKMQQIGGKQSEDTIELLENLAPGFGKHIVEYAFGDIFCRDGLDLKQRELVLIASLTTQGDCNSWLHLHINAGLNAGLKPKEIVEAIVQCSLPCGLPRILNSLNIVDQVFKERKIHPFD
- a CDS encoding Crp/Fnr family transcriptional regulator — encoded protein: MKQEYKNQLLKVINSYINISDEELYSLIKLLKPVSIKQDDHFIKSGDTKPWLGFIISGLFRGFHINEAGEEYTKHFFRENDFMTAHSRSLVDIDYLPEVSDYYFQALEDSIVLKIDDVDEAKKLLKHACWVEMFSKEIERIHKIEEDRIEYLMLDDATTRYLRFKENFPGLENRLKQLYIASYVGISPVSLSRIRTKLKSS
- the larE gene encoding ATP-dependent sacrificial sulfur transferase LarE, with amino-acid sequence MLSTYNAKLEKLKQLLHSYEKIAIAFSGGVDSTFLLAVANEELGDGALALTIQSPTITDDDLRDVKAFYLKNTVNYKIIHLNQLDRPAFRHNPADRCYYCKQMEFSSMADEAKKHGIHWIAAGINLDDKGDYRPGMRALKEIGVVSPLKEAGMTKTDIRYFSKMYHLPTWNKPASSCLASRVQYGEVITEEKLQKISAAERVLKDMGIRNLRVRYHHGNIARIEVAPEERAFFFDATIMDTVAAQFRKIGFSYTALDLQGYRRGSLNETLDLETKQKAKMNIHVSR
- the larA gene encoding nickel-dependent lactate racemase — its product is MALINLPYDKKTLTLNINDENLAGVLKSQADNFSVNQSEQEVVEASLNHPIGSPKLEELVKGKRHIVIISSDHTRPVPSKITMPILLRRIRSVEANADIKILVATGFHRPSTHEELVSKYGKEIVANEQIVMHVSKDDSSMVQIGTLPSGGPCIINKVAVEADLLIAEGFIESHFFAGFSGGRKSVLPGIASYKTIMANHCGEFIDSNKARTGNLHHNPIHKDMLYAAKKAKLKFILNVVLDEKKHIIKSFAGDLEEAHKTGCQFLEQMAEVKKVPSDITVVTNGGYPLDQNIYQAVKGMTAAEATNKEGGSIVMVAGCADGHGGEGFYRNLADVADPADFLKQATHTARQETVPDQWTSQILARILTKHHVIIMSDMVDPQLITSMHMELATTLNDAMEKAYMREGKDARVTIIPDGLGVIVK
- a CDS encoding LysR family transcriptional regulator, whose amino-acid sequence is MVNLPSITELEDFLIYGRLTNFSLAATEANVTQSAFSFQMKKLEETVGVHLIERSNRGSRLTPEGEFFYRKLNEILPNLKAAIYDVQQINGKKPLELKVGVLTSLGDVLMNQHAAYFHQKYSNIFITVYSMEKDSLIQSLENESIDIASTFLSSDIKVGDYNQAFFRTDRIVYYAPKLSIPGEKVKAQKILEFPFVKYPSHYLMSAITDAYLIEQGRAEPKATVQLSTPYAIINYCKENDAGALLPERLLTALEENKKPSKQYTLEPVFDLKTYLLYKKGNPKYQVMKLFIDYVIKLNQAFRLN
- a CDS encoding HoxN/HupN/NixA family nickel/cobalt transporter; amino-acid sequence: MRAKKILLSHNWLPYCLGTVLLHIIGFCFLLIASRNYPVILGLGLLAYTLGLRHAFDADHIAAIDNTVRKLIQQKKDPVGVGFYFSLGHSTVVFLTAVILGLSVRWVQSHMPLFEHVGSIIGSVISGTFLIVIALFNIIILIDLQKMFVKLKHKAFDQQKFEEILLSRGLLSNLFKPFFKFINNSWQVYPLGFLFGLGFDTATEIALLALSADAAKTVMPFLGIISLPLLFAAGMNVMDTTDSIMMSKAYKWSFDTPARKIYYNITITSISVLAALLIGGIELIQVITKEAGLKGGLWTWVQQIDFNWLGYGLIIIFIGLWTMSYIIWRIFKIEDKWNGIGI